CAATTCTGCAGAGGTATCAGTAAAACTCTACAGTGACAAGGATGAGTGGGaggtaatatatttttttatgtcctAGTGTAGCCAATATTAACTGACATATATTGGCATACGACTTTTTAAGGTACCTAGATGCCCTTAAAACATAACTTTTGAAATCTTAAAAGAATATATGCTAAATGACATTGAGTGATTTTGAAACTGGTCTAAAGTATCATGCAGCGAGGAAGTGAGAAAGTGAGTGAGTCGTTGGTTGCGTTCCTAACAGCATGTCTCTGTACTAGCTGTGGACTGAGAGAACTGATCCTGTGTTGCACATTGAGCTACGACGCTGGGCAGACCTACTTGTCATTGCCCCTCTTGATGCCAACACTCTTGGAAAGATTGCAAATGGAATTTGTGACAATCTCTTGGTAAGAATATGGAATGATTATGTGAATACCTACAAAAATGGTATGGCAAATAATATTTCACAACATGATTTCTAGGAAATTATTTCCAAGTTGATTAGTCTTTGTCTTTGGCAGACATGTGTGGTTAGAGCCTGGGATACCATCCGCCCTCTCCTCTTCTGCCCTGCAATGAATACAGCTATGTGGCAGCATCCCATTACAGCCCAGCAGGTATCCAGGCTCGCAGAGTTTGGATATGTGGAAATCCCCTGCATTTCTAAAAAGCTAGTATGTGGAGATGAAGGTGGGTTAACAAATATATAGTATCTATAACCTCTACTTTCACCTTGAGATGTCGCAGAATGCAGGACACTGTTGAAGCAGATGTAGGAATGGAAGTGAGTCAACAAGTTGTGGGTAGCAGTACATATGACCATGTGATAGATGCTATATGGCGTGTATCATATGGTCATATCTGACCACGGACTTCAAGCTTTCAACCAGAGAGGATTCTGTGTTGCTATGTAGCATACCTACAGCTTTGGCATGCCTTCAGCTTAACATAACAAAAAATATCAATCTGCCTAACCTTGATTTAATTACTTAAACATTTTAGCTTGTCAGTTatatttgtgctttttcttAGAACATACTTAAAACTTGTGTTTGCAAATCCAATCCAGTACAAACATACATTCTGAGTATCAGACCTAAGAATGAGCTCTTCAGCTAAGAATCACATTAAAGGCAGTTGGGTAAATGTACTGTTACTGTTTCCCACTAATTTGAATGAGGTTGGCCGAAGGGGttgaatatgtttgttttcaagCGACATCCATTGAGAAGTATTAGATTGTTTGATAAAGGATTATGAATCAGGTTTAACAAGTCATGTACCGACGGTGCATCAGATCAGAAATTATTGTCAGAATTGCTTCGGGGAGAATACACTTGCAAAGGTTCTTCCAGCATATTAACAGGCAACACTTTTGATGTCCTTATTTACATCATTTGCTTTGTAAACTACTTTATTTGTTATGTGTTTTGTGGTAATGAGAAAAAGTTCAAAACGTCCCTTAAATGACCCGGCCAGCACATTTAGATATGCAAACCTTGGGAGTGTAGAGGAAATGTTcatcaaagtgtgtttgtgagtatgGAAAAAGTGCATAAGCAGTAAGTACAGGTTTGCATCTTCATTGTATCATCACTTCCAGGCACTGACTGCTAATCTATTCTTTCCTTCAGATGGGGTTTGTGTAACTCTGTAATTCTTTACTTTGTTGCAGGTAAAGGGGCCATGGCCGAGGTATCGACTATTGTCAGTGTTGTCAATCAGTATCGTCAGAAACCAGATGAGACATCTCAGAAAACATGCACATGACATTGTATTGTACATTCAGCTGGcaccaaaacaaatataaaataagcaTGACGACTTGCCTACAAAATGAGTTTGTGTCCAAAGCCCCAGGCTCCGACACACTGTGGTTTTCAtccagttttctttttattgtttggaTTGTGTGGGTGTATCGTCATTGACTGGCATCTTCCTGACTCTTCTTCACGGTGATTcccacactgacacactggAATGTCTTTTGTGTCAGAATTGGGAAAATACTGTCAAagtttaaatacatttggatGAAAAACACTGTTTAGAAATAGATTCCAACcatgtttgtaaatgttttattttctaatttatttttctctttcacgGCTAACGTTGAACCCCATTTTCccatgttttgtatttaagtGACAAAGTAGAAATAGAAGTAGAAATTTGTCCAGTATTGGTCCAGTGTGACCCCTGACTGGCACGTGTTGTTCTGATAAGTGTCAAAACAACATTAGGGAAAATAAGCCTACAGGGAAATAACACGTTTTTCTTTACCTTATGCTTGATCTGgcctgtttgttattgtgtccaaGTCCCACTCAAGGAGAGGTCTCGTTGTGAAATCTGAATATTGAGCAGCAACAGCTCCCATCTTTGCAGCTGTTATCCTCTATGGACCTTATAAAGCCACAGCACCTAAATGAACGCCAGCAATCTCCAGAGCTTTACGCCCTTGAAGCAGCTGGTTCAGCATCCTCTTCCTGTtgcccctccttctctctcctcacctgctcTTCAGTCTGAGCTCTTTAGCCACATTCATAGGCTCACATCACTACGGGCGGCCTTCGAATTCAAAGACCTCATGCCCATTGTCGAAATCGTCAACATATTTAAACCATGACATcataaatctgtaaaataacactAAGGTATGATTTCTGTACAGAAAACGCATGTGGGAGAAGTTTGCCTCTCTTTGCCAGGAATCTCCAAAGGTCCAGGCAACAACAGGATCCTGAGTACATTCAGGAAAAGATCATACTTTGGGTCGAAGGGGTAAAAAGCCCTCAAGGCAAACTTCTCCAGTGTGTGAGAttaacagttttttaaaatgatctgGTGATTTTTGTGTCCGTGAGGCAGGAGTGGCCTTTTGGGAACCGTGTTGACTTAccatgaaataaacatttcGGTCGTTTAGCCTTTCTGTCACATTCTTGACTGTTTTGAACAGGCCTACTACCAACTTTGTGTTTCACTCTTGTCCTCGGCATCTCAACCACAGCCTGGCTGTTTTCCAGCAAACTGTTCTGTTTGTagtctttttaaaagaagaaatgtttattttctggtTAGTTGACACGGTTCCCGAAAGGCCACTCCTTACGCACGCGAACATCACCAGTTAATTAAAAACTCCTTTATCTTGCACCCCGACATTCACATTTCCACTGTTGTCTTCCAGCAACACGTCCCCTTGCGAGATTTCCAAACTTTTTTCCTccacgatatatatatatatatatatttacacgtgtgtatatatgtgtgtgtatatatatatatacgtatatgtatatttatatatacgtatatatatatttatatatccgtatatatttatatatccgtatatatatatatatatatatatatatatatatatatatatatatatatacggatatatacatgtatatatatatatatacatatacgtgtgtatataaatatgtaaatatatattatatatatatatatatatatgtccgtggaggaaaaaaacaatgatttctatatatactgtaggtatatattattttttagaaaCAACACTTGAAGGCACTTGCAAATGACAAGTACATGACAAGTAGTACAAATTGTAAAAcatacttgttttattttgacctCATTACATGAGATTTCatgaaacatatattttttcttttttttaaatgacaaataaataagatgaaATATAACAACCGTTATCTGGAGAgcacagacaaataaaacataagcaGCATAAATGTTGGTTTTAAAAGAAGGGTTGACTGTTTTAGAGAAGAGACATTTGAATGTGTTGGAAATAAGTGCTTGTTTACAGCTTTATGACActataaataatatgtaattattttaataatagtggcaaaaacaagcacttttagtGGACATTCATGACGGTGCCATCTTGCCCCCATACATTGCGGCCATTCCTCAAAACTGGACCAATGGCGGAAATTGTTGTCCCCTGTAATCTGTTAGGCAAAAGAACATAAGCAAATAGGACACTGGTTAAATTACTTTATTAGTCAAATGTCTTGCAAATTGAAGGCAAAAGAGGGTTTTGTTATATTGTCATTATAGGTTTCATCAGCACTAAGTGTAACAATTTGGGGAATTTCAAACATGCTGTTGTTTGAGAAACAAATGTCCACTGTGCTTAAAGCAACAAGTTCAGCAAACATGGTCATTATGTACTAGTTGTAAGTCAATACATGCATGTGCTAATTAaatcatacattttaatgtgtgtgatttattgTAGTTTGAAATACCCTTTTCTGGCTTTACTGCAAgacacataacataacaatatcATCTGAGGTATGTTTTCCCCAGATTCAGTGACAATTGGCAAGTAGTGTCTTAATTTGGTAAATTTGTATTTAGTGTATGGAGACAATATTTCTgattaataattttaaaaaaggtcctTATAATATTGTGGCTTAGATGAGATATAATTCTTTATAATTTTACAAAGTGCTTTTAACCATGTCTGGAAGCACTAAAGGTTAAAAGTGATGAAACCCATAGTTTTACATGTTTATCTCTGTGAAAACTCATCCTAACAAACCAGCCTGGATTCTGTCAcgagaagacagaagagaatGTCAAACCTAACCAGACAATGTCTTGTTTATATATTAGTGAGCGGAAGCAGATGGTAACAACTGTCTTGCTTTTgttaaactgtaacaaactcaGCCTTGGAGATACTGTATGTCTGCTCTGCATTATTATCATGTTGAACAAGAAGTACTACACCACACTTTTAAGATCTAAATACTCAAACATTGTCATCCAGTAAATACAAACAGTTGGTAATAACATAGTTGCAAAACAGATTCACAAGCGCTGTGGGGATAAAGTTGATTCTTCTGTATTATACCTTTTATTGTTTTAGGGCACTCTTTAGAAAAAAAGTAGTATTCCTGATCACATGCATcacttaaatgtatttctttgtcatTAAGCTGTAGACATGTACATATATCCAAAACATTGAAATATCTCTTTACTGAAACAGTTGCTTTAAAACCAATATTCGTgctgttaatgttttttgtttgtctctgctCTCCAGATACCAGTTGTTATATGTCATCTTAGTTTATGTCTGTTGCCACAAAATCCTAGGGAGGCACGGAGAATTTGCTTTGCAAATAGCCGGGGGCATTTATACTGTTGAGCTGACGAGGTTGCAGCACATGGAGGCATGTGAATGGCTCTCCAGGCCAAAAACATTCTTCCTTGAACTAAAACCTGTCCTGCTGTTATTGGCTGCTGTGGGATTCCATTAATGAAGCTAAAAGAGCATTACATCAGCCACCACGATAAGGGCGGTGTTGCAGAGACCTTGGGCAGCCTGCAGGTGTGCCTAATGC
Above is a genomic segment from Cyclopterus lumpus isolate fCycLum1 chromosome 6, fCycLum1.pri, whole genome shotgun sequence containing:
- the ppcdc gene encoding phosphopantothenoylcysteine decarboxylase, with the translated sequence MQKEEHVSGQKIGLSKSCGTFCVLVGVTGSVAALKLPLLVSQLLQLPGVDVRVVTTEHAKHFYNSAEVSVKLYSDKDEWELWTERTDPVLHIELRRWADLLVIAPLDANTLGKIANGICDNLLTCVVRAWDTIRPLLFCPAMNTAMWQHPITAQQVSRLAEFGYVEIPCISKKLVCGDEGKGAMAEVSTIVSVVNQYRQKPDETSQKTCT